A single genomic interval of Thermosipho japonicus harbors:
- a CDS encoding M20 family metallo-hydrolase, producing the protein MKEKIIKRVEEIQEDIKNSMKKFISINSVNPRSGGPGEKEMAEWLQSLIKDWGFDSIERYDAKDDIVPYGFRPNIVARYNGTVGKRTIWIITHMDKVPAGDLSLWKNDPFTPVEKDGKIYGRGAEDNGSSLIASLFGLKTIMDLGIRPKDNIALAFVSDEETGSDYGIKYLVKQNLFSKNDLFIVPDSGEPDGSFIEIAEKSILWFKVIVSGKQAHASRPDIAKNAHRYGAKFLTILDEYLNSNYNKEDLLFDYPKSSFEPTKKESNVENVNTIPGTDIFYFDCRILPQYNLEEIFKNIVSLGKKFEKENGVKIQIEKLQFEQAAPPTDKNSEIVVKLINAIKEMRNITPRVGGIGGGTCAAILRNEGLPAAVWATIDETAHQPNEYVVIKNLIEDTKVYAYLIANS; encoded by the coding sequence ATGAAAGAAAAGATTATCAAAAGAGTTGAAGAAATTCAAGAAGACATTAAAAATTCGATGAAAAAGTTTATTTCAATCAACTCAGTGAACCCAAGATCTGGAGGCCCAGGTGAAAAAGAAATGGCTGAATGGCTTCAAAGTTTAATAAAAGACTGGGGTTTTGATTCAATTGAAAGGTATGATGCTAAAGATGATATTGTTCCGTATGGATTCAGGCCAAATATCGTTGCAAGATATAATGGAACAGTTGGAAAAAGAACAATTTGGATAATTACACATATGGACAAAGTACCAGCTGGAGATTTAAGTTTGTGGAAAAATGATCCTTTTACACCTGTAGAGAAAGATGGAAAAATTTACGGGCGAGGCGCGGAAGATAATGGTTCTTCTTTAATTGCATCTTTATTTGGTTTGAAGACAATAATGGATCTAGGTATTCGTCCAAAAGATAATATTGCTTTAGCTTTTGTTTCTGATGAAGAAACTGGTTCTGATTATGGTATTAAATATCTTGTTAAACAAAATCTCTTTAGTAAAAATGATTTGTTCATTGTGCCTGATTCAGGGGAACCTGACGGTTCATTTATTGAAATAGCTGAAAAATCAATACTTTGGTTTAAAGTAATTGTTTCCGGAAAACAAGCTCATGCTTCAAGGCCTGATATTGCTAAAAATGCTCACAGATACGGAGCAAAATTTTTAACAATTTTAGATGAATATTTAAATTCAAATTATAACAAAGAAGATTTACTTTTTGATTATCCAAAAAGTTCATTTGAACCCACAAAAAAAGAATCCAACGTTGAAAATGTAAATACCATTCCTGGTACAGATATTTTCTATTTTGATTGTAGGATATTACCACAATATAACTTAGAGGAAATTTTTAAAAACATTGTAAGTTTAGGTAAAAAATTTGAAAAAGAAAATGGAGTAAAAATCCAAATTGAAAAACTCCAATTTGAACAAGCGGCTCCTCCTACTGATAAAAATTCAGAAATAGTAGTTAAATTAATAAATGCAATTAAAGAAATGAGAAATATAACACCAAGAGTAGGTGGAATTGGTGGTGGAACTTGTGCTGCAATTTTAAGAAATGAAGGTTTACCAGCTGCTGTGTGGGCTACTATTGATGAAACTGCCCATCAGCCTAATGAATATGTCGTAATTAAAAACTTAATTGAAGATACCAAGGTCTATGCCTATTTAATTGCAAATTCATAA
- a CDS encoding NUDIX hydrolase: protein MFIGAEEYAVVVPIVNKKYFLLEIRSNLLRVQPGEIAFPGGKIEYGETPKSAAIRETVEEIGVRPNIISNLPPVYTPFNIIIHPFIGILESSNLNINKYEVEKTIEVPIEIFKSPKYTYDLKVKIIPPSSFSFHLIPNGKDYKWRSGKYKVMFFEYNDHIIWGMTALIAHEAYKRINEKGEKQ from the coding sequence ATGTTTATAGGTGCAGAAGAATATGCTGTTGTAGTTCCTATAGTTAACAAAAAATATTTTTTATTAGAAATTAGATCAAATTTACTTAGAGTACAACCAGGGGAAATTGCTTTTCCTGGCGGGAAAATAGAATATGGAGAAACCCCAAAAAGTGCTGCAATAAGAGAAACAGTAGAAGAAATTGGTGTACGACCAAATATAATTTCAAATCTTCCTCCAGTTTATACTCCATTTAATATTATTATACATCCCTTTATTGGTATTTTAGAAAGCTCTAATTTAAATATAAACAAATATGAAGTCGAAAAAACTATTGAAGTGCCAATTGAAATTTTTAAATCACCTAAGTATACATATGACTTAAAAGTAAAAATCATTCCTCCTAGTTCTTTCTCATTTCATCTAATTCCAAATGGAAAGGATTATAAATGGAGAAGTGGAAAATACAAAGTTATGTTTTTTGAATATAATGATCATATTATCTGGGGAATGACAGCTTTAATTGCACACGAAGCATATAAAAGAATAAATGAAAAGGGGGAAAAACAATGA
- a CDS encoding 2-oxoacid:acceptor oxidoreductase subunit alpha, producing MGKLVFWQGNEAAAYGALKAGCRFYAGYPITPSSEIAETMARELPKVNGVFIQMEDEIGSAAAIIGASLAGVKSMTATSGPGFSLMQEALGYAVMTETPCVFVNVMRGGPSTGLPTKPAQGDIMQARWGTHGDHAIIALYPSTVEEVYRYMIEAFNLAEIYRTPVVFLMDETLGHMREAFELPDLKNVEIVNRISEKDLEEEEIFVPYVESEYAEPKPTALVEMGKTRFHVSGLVHDESGFPNAAYDTAEKLIKRLSNKIKLHIDEISIYDEYLTEDAEVLVIAYGIVARSAKEAVKIARNDKMRVGLFKPITIWPLPVHELRKRLSKVEAVIIPEMNLGQYGREILRLVKPGTKVKFINKVGGELITPEEILDGINEILTEGYDY from the coding sequence ATGGGTAAACTTGTTTTCTGGCAGGGAAACGAAGCTGCAGCCTATGGGGCTTTAAAGGCAGGATGTAGATTTTACGCAGGATATCCTATAACTCCATCTTCAGAAATTGCAGAAACTATGGCAAGAGAGCTTCCAAAAGTAAATGGTGTTTTTATACAAATGGAAGATGAAATTGGAAGTGCTGCTGCTATAATAGGTGCCTCTCTTGCTGGTGTAAAATCAATGACTGCAACAAGTGGACCGGGTTTTAGCTTAATGCAAGAAGCATTAGGATACGCAGTAATGACTGAAACGCCTTGCGTATTTGTAAATGTAATGAGGGGTGGGCCTTCAACAGGTTTACCAACTAAACCCGCTCAAGGCGATATAATGCAGGCAAGATGGGGAACTCACGGGGATCATGCCATAATAGCTTTGTATCCTTCAACTGTTGAAGAGGTATATAGATATATGATAGAAGCATTTAATTTAGCTGAAATATATAGAACTCCAGTAGTATTTTTAATGGATGAAACACTTGGTCATATGAGGGAAGCTTTTGAGTTGCCTGATTTAAAGAATGTTGAAATTGTAAATAGAATTTCTGAAAAAGATCTAGAGGAAGAAGAAATATTTGTCCCATATGTTGAAAGTGAATATGCAGAGCCAAAACCAACTGCGTTAGTTGAGATGGGAAAGACAAGATTCCATGTTTCTGGTCTCGTACACGATGAATCTGGTTTTCCAAATGCGGCATATGATACAGCAGAAAAGCTTATTAAAAGATTATCTAACAAAATAAAATTACATATTGATGAAATCTCAATATATGATGAATATTTAACAGAAGATGCAGAAGTTTTGGTAATTGCATATGGAATAGTTGCAAGAAGCGCAAAAGAAGCCGTGAAAATTGCAAGAAATGATAAAATGAGGGTAGGGTTGTTTAAACCAATAACAATATGGCCACTTCCAGTTCACGAACTTAGAAAAAGACTTTCAAAAGTCGAGGCAGTAATAATTCCAGAAATGAATTTGGGGCAATATGGAAGGGAAATTTTAAGGTTGGTAAAACCAGGAACGAAAGTTAAATTTATTAATAAAGTAGGTGGAGAATTAATTACCCCTGAAGAAATACTTGATGGAATTAATGAAATTCTAACAGAAGGATATGATTACTAG
- a CDS encoding sodium ion-translocating decarboxylase subunit beta, with translation MLESLMAFFQSTAFMNLSIGNLVMFAVAGVLIYIAIAKDAEPLLLIPIAFGIILANVPPDVTGILNPPTETSPGGVLWYLQQGLVLGIYPPLIFLGIGALTDFSFMLSYPITIFLGGAAQMGIFITFLLARFFGFTLKQAASIGIIGGADGPTSIYITSKFAPELLSIIAISAYSYIALIPVLQPMVSKLLTTKEERKIRMKPPRKVTKTERVLFPIITTIIVALIIPKSLPLIGMLMFGNLLREAGVVKRLVEAASRYILDTVTILLCVSVGASARADIFLTPKSLLVFGMGAVAFVTAITFGILFAKLMNLFLKDKINPLIGAAGVSAVPDSARVAQRVAQEEDPTNFILMHAMSPNVAGVIGSAVAAGIFLSLIK, from the coding sequence TTGTTAGAATCACTAATGGCTTTTTTTCAAAGTACGGCGTTTATGAATTTATCTATTGGTAATTTAGTTATGTTTGCTGTTGCTGGCGTTTTAATATACATAGCAATAGCAAAAGATGCTGAACCATTGTTATTAATACCTATAGCTTTTGGAATTATTCTTGCAAATGTACCTCCAGATGTGACTGGAATTTTAAATCCTCCTACAGAAACTTCACCTGGTGGTGTGCTCTGGTATTTGCAACAGGGCTTGGTCCTCGGAATTTACCCTCCATTGATATTTTTAGGTATAGGTGCTTTAACTGACTTTTCATTTATGCTATCTTATCCGATTACAATTTTCCTTGGTGGGGCGGCACAGATGGGGATATTTATAACATTCCTTTTAGCTAGGTTTTTCGGATTTACTTTAAAGCAAGCTGCTTCGATAGGGATTATTGGAGGGGCAGATGGACCTACATCAATATATATTACTTCTAAGTTTGCACCAGAACTATTATCAATAATTGCAATTTCAGCATATTCATATATAGCACTAATTCCTGTCTTACAACCTATGGTTTCAAAATTGCTTACAACCAAGGAAGAAAGAAAAATAAGAATGAAACCACCTAGAAAAGTAACAAAAACTGAAAGAGTATTATTTCCAATTATAACGACTATAATAGTTGCTTTGATAATTCCAAAATCATTGCCATTGATAGGAATGCTTATGTTTGGAAATCTTTTAAGAGAGGCTGGAGTTGTTAAGAGATTAGTAGAAGCTGCAAGTAGGTATATTTTAGATACAGTAACAATTTTATTGTGTGTTTCGGTTGGTGCATCTGCAAGAGCAGATATTTTCTTAACGCCTAAATCTCTTTTAGTCTTTGGGATGGGAGCAGTTGCATTTGTTACTGCTATAACTTTTGGGATTTTATTTGCAAAGTTAATGAACTTATTCTTAAAAGATAAAATAAATCCTTTGATTGGTGCAGCGGGAGTATCCGCGGTTCCAGATTCTGCAAGGGTTGCACAAAGGGTTGCACAAGAAGAAGATCCAACAAACTTTATTTTAATGCATGCAATGAGCCCAAATGTTGCTGGTGTTATTGGTTCAGCTGTTGCCGCAGGAATATTCTTATCATTAATTAAGTGA
- the hutU gene encoding urocanate hydratase translates to MERIIRAPRGTTLSCKSWQTEAPMRMLMNNLDPEVARDPANLIVYGGTGRAARNWQCFDKIVETLKTLEMDETLLVQSGKPVAVFKTSEWAPRVLIANSNLVPKWANWEYFRELEERGLIMYGQMTAGSWIYIGTQGILQGTYETFYAVAKKYFGETLKGKWVLTAGLGEMGGAQPLAVTLNDGVVLAVEIDKRMIERRLNTGYLDTWTDNLDEALEMVQKAVKEERPLSVGLLANAAEVHPELVKRGIIPDIVTDQTAAHDPLTGYVPAGMSFDEALKLRKENPQKYLELVYESVVKHINAILEMQKQGAKVFEYGNNIRRLAYDHGVKDAFNIPGYVPEYIRDLFAEGKGPFRWAALSGNPEDIYKTDKKVLELFPYDDHLRKWIELAQKKVKWQGLPARICWLGQGERAEFGLAINEMVKKGELEAPIVIGRDHHDTGSVASPYRETEAMKDGSDAIADWPILNAMLNVASGATWVSFHHGGGVGIGYSLHAGMVIVADGTDLAHKKLERVLTNDVGLGVVRHADAGYEIAIETAKKHNLRMPMLD, encoded by the coding sequence ATGGAAAGAATTATTAGAGCACCTAGGGGGACAACATTATCGTGTAAAAGTTGGCAAACGGAAGCTCCAATGAGAATGCTTATGAACAACCTTGATCCAGAAGTTGCAAGAGATCCAGCAAATTTAATCGTGTATGGTGGGACCGGTAGAGCTGCAAGAAACTGGCAATGCTTTGATAAAATAGTGGAAACACTAAAAACTTTGGAAATGGATGAAACATTACTTGTACAAAGTGGAAAGCCTGTTGCAGTATTTAAAACAAGTGAATGGGCTCCTCGTGTCTTGATTGCAAACTCAAACTTGGTACCAAAATGGGCAAATTGGGAATATTTCAGAGAGTTAGAAGAAAGAGGCCTTATTATGTATGGTCAAATGACTGCTGGAAGTTGGATATATATAGGAACTCAAGGTATTTTGCAGGGAACATATGAAACTTTTTATGCAGTCGCTAAAAAATATTTTGGTGAAACTTTAAAAGGAAAATGGGTACTTACTGCTGGACTTGGCGAAATGGGTGGAGCTCAACCTCTTGCAGTAACATTAAATGATGGTGTTGTACTCGCTGTTGAAATAGACAAAAGAATGATTGAAAGAAGACTTAATACTGGATATCTAGATACTTGGACGGACAACTTAGACGAAGCACTCGAAATGGTTCAAAAAGCAGTTAAAGAAGAAAGACCATTATCAGTTGGTCTTCTTGCAAATGCAGCAGAAGTTCATCCTGAACTTGTCAAAAGAGGAATAATCCCTGATATAGTTACTGACCAAACTGCAGCGCATGATCCACTAACTGGATACGTTCCAGCTGGAATGTCATTTGATGAAGCATTAAAATTGAGAAAAGAAAATCCTCAGAAATACTTAGAATTAGTTTATGAGAGCGTTGTAAAGCACATTAACGCAATCCTTGAAATGCAAAAACAAGGTGCAAAAGTATTTGAGTACGGTAATAATATTAGAAGACTTGCATATGATCATGGTGTAAAAGATGCATTTAATATCCCAGGATATGTACCCGAATATATTAGAGATTTGTTTGCCGAAGGAAAAGGACCATTTAGATGGGCAGCTCTGTCAGGAAATCCTGAAGATATTTACAAAACTGATAAGAAAGTGCTCGAGCTATTCCCATATGATGACCATCTAAGAAAATGGATAGAACTTGCACAAAAGAAAGTAAAATGGCAAGGGCTACCTGCAAGAATTTGCTGGCTTGGTCAAGGAGAACGTGCAGAATTTGGACTTGCAATTAATGAAATGGTCAAAAAAGGTGAATTAGAAGCACCAATTGTTATTGGAAGAGATCACCATGATACTGGCTCAGTAGCAAGTCCATATAGAGAAACTGAGGCTATGAAAGATGGAAGTGATGCAATTGCAGATTGGCCAATCCTAAATGCAATGTTAAATGTAGCAAGCGGTGCAACATGGGTATCATTCCATCACGGTGGAGGTGTTGGTATTGGTTATTCCTTACACGCAGGTATGGTTATAGTTGCAGATGGAACAGACCTTGCACACAAAAAACTTGAAAGAGTCTTGACAAATGATGTTGGTTTGGGTGTTGTAAGACATGCTGATGCCGGCTATGAAATTGCAATCGAAACTGCTAAAAAACATAATTTAAGAATGCCAATGCTTGACTAA
- a CDS encoding iron-containing alcohol dehydrogenase family protein, with protein sequence MIILRFFLPTKVFFEDNYNESIDEIKKLGESFLIITGKSSKKNGSLEELTNILEKLNKKYEIFDETLENPPKEMIEEIIRKFGKNWDVIVGLGGGSPMDTAKAIAVLCKNDISIEDLYDQDKYKTASKIICIPTTSGTGSEVTQYSVLTINNVKKGFKHEIVFPTLSILEPKYTLTMSKELTISTGLDALSHAIESALSLKSNSFSDLYAFKAIEIISQDLPKLVNNLSDYSLRKNLMLASMYAGVAISVTGTTIAHSLGYSLTTDKNIKHGLATAVFLPFEIENSGSNKAEEIKAIMGNTLDFLKKLEIKLNFEFSENEIEKWAERVKNSSHVKVTPGNYTKEKIIKAYKWFFDESGLFGG encoded by the coding sequence GTGATAATATTGAGATTCTTTCTTCCAACAAAGGTTTTCTTCGAAGACAACTACAATGAATCAATAGATGAAATAAAAAAGTTAGGTGAAAGCTTTTTAATAATAACAGGAAAAAGCTCTAAAAAAAATGGAAGTCTTGAGGAATTAACAAATATCTTAGAAAAATTGAACAAAAAATATGAAATTTTTGACGAAACACTTGAAAACCCTCCTAAAGAGATGATAGAAGAAATTATAAGGAAATTTGGTAAAAATTGGGATGTAATTGTTGGTCTTGGCGGCGGTAGCCCAATGGACACCGCCAAGGCTATTGCTGTCTTGTGTAAAAACGATATTTCAATTGAGGATCTTTATGATCAAGATAAATACAAAACTGCATCTAAAATAATTTGTATTCCAACAACCTCGGGTACAGGAAGTGAGGTAACACAATATTCTGTACTAACTATCAATAACGTAAAAAAAGGATTTAAACATGAAATAGTATTCCCTACATTGTCAATTCTTGAGCCTAAATATACTTTAACCATGTCAAAAGAACTTACAATTTCTACGGGTCTTGACGCCTTGTCACATGCAATTGAGTCTGCACTTTCTCTGAAGTCAAATTCTTTCTCCGACCTTTATGCATTCAAAGCAATTGAAATCATTTCTCAAGATTTACCAAAACTCGTTAACAATCTTTCTGACTATTCATTAAGAAAAAATTTAATGCTTGCATCAATGTATGCAGGGGTAGCTATAAGTGTTACTGGAACAACAATAGCACATTCATTGGGATACTCTCTTACAACTGACAAAAATATTAAACATGGTCTTGCCACAGCAGTTTTTCTACCTTTTGAAATCGAAAACTCAGGCTCAAATAAAGCCGAAGAGATTAAAGCAATCATGGGAAATACCCTTGATTTTCTTAAAAAACTAGAAATCAAATTAAATTTTGAATTTAGTGAAAATGAAATTGAAAAATGGGCAGAAAGAGTTAAAAATTCTTCTCATGTAAAAGTTACACCTGGAAATTATACTAAAGAGAAAATTATAAAAGCTTATAAATGGTTCTTTGATGAATCTGGTTTATTTGGAGGGTAA
- a CDS encoding class I SAM-dependent rRNA methyltransferase — translation MKVYLKKNIKNRVKNGHPWIYENEIEHIDGTPQNGEVVSVFNHEKHFVGKGYINFNSKIRVRILTRLNEEIDKSFFEKRIKEALFRRNPKEKSFRIIFSEADNLPGIIADKFGDYIVIEINTLGMEKFKNEILDILINTFSPKGIFEKSESTSRVKEGLQKHVGWIYKSGPELIPYKVNDILFFADTLGQKTGAFLDQRFNALSLKNYSKDAICLDAFCYTGNFGMHMLKFGAKHVTFLDYSERAIEVVNITAKKNNFKNYDTIIGNAFDILKSYDNNSKIFDIISIDPPAFAKNANSKANAKRGYKEINLRAMKILKNNGLLATSSCTQVITEEDFKNIIFSAAVDAGKLARVLFRGDQPYDHPYVLNILETKYLKFLLLQLENMKGV, via the coding sequence ATGAAAGTTTATTTAAAGAAAAACATTAAAAATAGAGTTAAAAATGGACATCCATGGATTTATGAAAATGAAATCGAACACATTGATGGAACACCTCAAAATGGTGAGGTTGTTAGTGTCTTTAACCATGAAAAGCATTTTGTTGGTAAAGGTTACATTAATTTTAACTCTAAAATAAGGGTTAGAATCTTAACAAGATTAAATGAAGAAATAGACAAAAGTTTTTTTGAAAAAAGAATAAAAGAAGCATTATTTAGGAGAAATCCCAAAGAAAAAAGCTTTAGAATAATTTTTTCAGAAGCCGATAATTTACCTGGAATCATAGCAGACAAATTTGGAGATTATATAGTAATTGAAATTAACACTCTTGGAATGGAAAAGTTTAAAAACGAAATTTTAGATATTTTGATAAATACTTTTTCACCAAAAGGAATATTTGAAAAATCAGAAAGTACATCAAGAGTAAAAGAAGGACTTCAAAAACATGTTGGTTGGATCTATAAATCAGGGCCTGAATTAATACCTTATAAAGTAAATGATATTTTATTCTTTGCTGATACTTTAGGACAAAAAACTGGGGCATTTTTAGATCAAAGATTCAATGCATTATCACTAAAAAATTATTCAAAAGATGCCATATGCCTAGACGCATTTTGTTATACTGGAAATTTTGGAATGCATATGCTAAAGTTTGGTGCAAAACATGTAACGTTTTTAGATTATTCTGAAAGAGCAATTGAAGTGGTAAATATTACTGCTAAGAAAAACAATTTTAAAAATTACGACACTATAATCGGAAATGCCTTTGACATTTTAAAATCTTATGACAACAATTCAAAAATATTTGATATTATCTCAATTGATCCACCAGCTTTTGCAAAAAATGCGAATAGCAAAGCTAATGCAAAAAGAGGTTATAAAGAGATAAATTTAAGAGCTATGAAAATACTTAAAAATAATGGACTACTTGCAACATCATCCTGTACTCAAGTAATAACAGAAGAAGATTTTAAAAATATTATATTTTCAGCAGCAGTTGATGCTGGAAAATTAGCAAGAGTGCTCTTTCGTGGAGATCAACCATATGATCACCCTTATGTATTAAATATTCTTGAAACAAAATATCTTAAATTTTTACTTTTACAACTTGAAAATATGAAAGGTGTGTAA
- a CDS encoding 4Fe-4S binding protein: MAKRSFRVDINYDWCKSCGICYHMCPTKTIKEGELKRPVVEDHSTCIGCLICENLCPDFAINIVDITEKVGEKNG; encoded by the coding sequence ATGGCAAAAAGAAGCTTTAGAGTAGATATAAATTATGATTGGTGTAAAAGCTGTGGAATTTGTTATCATATGTGCCCAACAAAAACTATCAAGGAGGGAGAACTTAAAAGACCGGTAGTTGAAGATCATTCAACCTGTATTGGCTGTCTTATATGTGAAAATTTGTGTCCAGATTTTGCTATAAATATTGTAGATATAACTGAAAAAGTAGGTGAAAAAAATGGGTAA
- a CDS encoding PQQ-binding-like beta-propeller repeat protein, whose translation MKKLLSILFVFLTILLFSQIYFLTDDGIYKSTDKILDGKFKDICFLDNKIYAIYNDSIVDIFTKKEIYIESPIYIGEGYFLSNNRLYKFENGKLELIRIISNLEYPFVYKNVIFGINMGNVVALDNGKIVWSLSPNNGKIHKIRIINGKLAVFSSSDLSIFDIENPKFPKFIKKFNIADDYVYNGYHVILKNNLLQFYDENNKLIFSKNVNGNKIITDGENIIVGNYLITKDFNVTTYPFKIIAFINVNHEINFTTNKVKLLWQINLDQEITSKPVAKDGTLFVAATNGKIFKIEDGKTTWNYTLPFIVTGHLTLNNDGLLITCWDDYLYQFDFNGNLIWKVELDSDLTLGAAFDGQIIYVVSDDGILYEIKDGKILNQYEVGKWPISGPFVSLSGSVYIVDGMGYLWKNNKKDRFVGNVKNLAFSLENPQIPPENSFILLDILNNRYTFKENNIYKNDNLILSLDDNIQDGIIGNKFLYVLTSGSKLYVIDLKNYNIVYNNFFENSKFLVMDNIGNLFIIGKNIYALSTNDMPSDSWYSIYKNHLNSSSVNF comes from the coding sequence ATGAAAAAGCTATTATCTATACTATTTGTTTTTCTTACAATACTTTTATTTTCTCAAATTTATTTTCTTACTGATGATGGGATTTATAAATCAACGGATAAAATATTGGATGGAAAATTTAAAGATATTTGCTTTTTAGACAACAAAATTTATGCAATTTATAATGATTCTATAGTTGATATTTTTACAAAAAAAGAAATTTATATAGAATCTCCAATCTACATTGGAGAAGGTTATTTTTTATCTAACAATAGATTATATAAATTTGAAAATGGAAAACTTGAATTAATAAGAATCATTTCGAATCTTGAATATCCTTTTGTTTATAAAAACGTTATATTTGGTATAAATATGGGAAATGTTGTTGCTTTAGATAACGGAAAAATTGTATGGTCGCTCAGCCCTAATAATGGAAAAATACATAAAATTAGAATTATAAATGGAAAACTTGCAGTTTTTTCTTCTTCAGATTTATCAATTTTTGATATTGAAAATCCTAAATTTCCAAAATTCATAAAAAAATTCAATATAGCTGATGATTATGTATACAACGGTTATCATGTTATTTTAAAAAATAACTTATTACAGTTTTACGATGAAAATAATAAACTAATATTCTCCAAAAATGTTAATGGCAATAAAATAATTACCGATGGCGAAAATATAATAGTAGGCAATTACCTAATTACAAAAGATTTTAATGTTACAACTTATCCATTCAAAATAATTGCTTTTATTAATGTAAATCATGAAATTAATTTTACAACTAATAAAGTTAAGCTCCTATGGCAAATAAACCTTGATCAAGAGATAACATCAAAACCCGTTGCCAAAGATGGAACTCTCTTCGTTGCCGCGACAAATGGGAAAATATTCAAAATCGAAGATGGGAAAACTACATGGAATTATACTTTACCTTTCATTGTTACTGGACATCTTACTCTAAATAATGATGGGCTATTAATTACTTGTTGGGATGATTATTTATACCAATTTGATTTTAATGGAAATCTAATATGGAAAGTAGAACTTGACTCTGATTTAACTTTAGGAGCTGCTTTCGATGGTCAAATAATTTATGTGGTATCTGACGATGGAATCTTATATGAAATTAAAGATGGGAAAATTTTGAACCAATATGAAGTTGGAAAATGGCCCATTTCAGGTCCTTTTGTTTCATTATCAGGAAGTGTTTACATTGTAGATGGTATGGGATATTTATGGAAAAACAATAAAAAAGATAGGTTTGTTGGAAATGTCAAAAACTTAGCTTTTTCATTAGAAAACCCTCAAATCCCCCCAGAAAATTCTTTCATATTGCTCGACATACTAAATAATAGATATACATTTAAAGAAAATAATATATACAAAAATGATAACTTGATATTATCACTTGATGATAATATTCAAGATGGTATTATTGGAAATAAATTTCTATATGTTTTAACAAGCGGTAGTAAATTGTATGTAATTGATTTAAAAAATTATAATATAGTCTACAATAACTTCTTTGAAAACTCAAAGTTTCTGGTAATGGACAATATTGGAAATCTATTTATAATTGGAAAAAATATTTATGCATTATCAACAAATGACATGCCAAGTGATTCTTGGTACAGCATTTACAAAAATCATTTAAACTCATCTTCTGTAAATTTCTAA
- a CDS encoding energy-coupling factor ABC transporter ATP-binding protein → MEVFYTNKKIIGPINIKFKTNELVLLLGHNGSGKTTFLKALAGVVNFKGEIISSDGKPFYMATGYVFQNPETQIVGSTVWEDVIFGLENIGLEREEIEKRALETLKTTRLLDYKDFDPYSLSGGQKQKLAISSILAMRPKFLLLDEPTAMLDKYDRMIIKRLVEQLKKTGIGIILATHHVEIFNDIADRVILMKDGLVKYDGEALEKVLEEYYEEGGAIWRK, encoded by the coding sequence TTGGAAGTATTTTATACAAATAAGAAAATAATTGGCCCTATAAATATAAAATTCAAAACGAATGAATTAGTATTATTATTAGGCCATAACGGCAGTGGAAAAACAACATTTTTAAAAGCCCTTGCGGGTGTGGTAAATTTTAAAGGTGAAATAATATCTAGCGATGGTAAGCCATTTTATATGGCAACTGGTTATGTCTTTCAAAATCCTGAAACGCAAATTGTTGGCAGTACTGTTTGGGAAGATGTAATTTTTGGACTTGAAAATATAGGACTTGAAAGAGAAGAAATTGAAAAAAGAGCTTTAGAAACATTGAAAACTACCAGATTATTAGATTATAAAGATTTTGATCCATATAGTTTATCTGGAGGTCAGAAACAAAAGCTTGCAATTTCTTCTATTTTAGCAATGAGGCCAAAATTTTTGCTACTTGATGAGCCAACTGCAATGTTGGATAAGTACGATAGAATGATTATTAAAAGATTAGTTGAGCAATTAAAAAAAACTGGTATTGGTATAATACTTGCAACACATCATGTAGAGATTTTTAATGATATAGCTGATCGAGTAATTTTAATGAAAGATGGTCTTGTAAAATATGATGGAGAAGCATTAGAAAAAGTATTAGAAGAGTACTATGAAGAAGGTGGAGCAATATGGAGAAAATAA